One Gossypium raimondii isolate GPD5lz chromosome 3, ASM2569854v1, whole genome shotgun sequence genomic window carries:
- the LOC105795102 gene encoding acetyl-CoA-benzylalcohol acetyltransferase, with translation MEVQIQTRKLIKPSSPTPLHLRELKLSCFDQIAPPAFGSFIFFFKAPINGHQTLKKLESSLSDVLTKFYPFAGRFIQDRNAIDCNDQGAEYLEARVSVSLNQFILEELDVKLVNLLVPYPNELVFTPTILAVQINEFDCGGLAIGTSFSHKFADGFTIFGFMNGWATCCRIGVDAVKCLSFETESLLPDGFKPTYKIPVPDDNLDTLITKRFIFTASTIAALKAKVGVGQFSRAQLLIALIWKVRISMAKKKDSLQIFPYNFRGKTALPIPSNGAGNLFINILVRFTANDDRNPDLLHLVNLVGNELRNAAESFGKAETAEDLFLSATNSSREIHETLSKGDTEICILTSLSKFPYYEADFGWGMPGWIASVHKDVEMVLLMDTRFDGGVEAWVTLEPDNMVRFEQDPDILAYTCKPSDYFTRCLLGSEN, from the coding sequence ATGGAGGTCCAAATCCAAACACGAAAGTTAATAAAGCCATCGTCTCCAACACCACTTCACCTCAGAGAATTAAAGCTTTCATGTTTCGATCAAATCGCTCCTCCAGCATTCGgttccttcattttcttttttaaagcaCCCATTAATGGCCACCAAACACTCAAAAAGCTCGAGTCTTCACTCTCCGATGTATTAACCAAGTTTTACCCTTTTGCTGGTAGGTTCATCCAAGACCGAAACGCCATTGATTGTAACGACCAAGGTGCTGAATATTTAGAAGCTCGAGTCAGTGTTAGTCTAAACCAGTTCATATTGGAAGAGCTCGACGTTAAATTGGTGAACCTTTTGGTCCCTTACCCGAATGAGCTCGTGTTTACCCCAACAATCCTGGCGGTTCAAATCAATGAATTCGATTGTGGTGGTTTAGCCATCGGAACCAGCTTTTCCCACAAGTTTGCTGATGGGTTCACGATTTTTGGGTTCATGAATGGATGGGCTACTTGTTGTAGAATTGGTGTCGATGCTGTGAAATGTTTGAGTTTCGAAACTGAATCCCTTTTGCCTGATGGGTTTAAACCAACGTATAAAATCCCAGTCCCGGATGATAATTTAGATACCCTAATCACAAAGAGGTTCATATTCACCGCGTCCACCATAGCTGCTCTGAAAGCCAAGGTGGGGGTAGGGCAATTTTCTAGGGCGCAGCTGTTGATCGCCCTCATATGGAAGGTACGTATTTCAATGGCGAAAAAGAAGGATTCATTACAAATTTTCCCATACAATTTTCGTGGGAAAACAGCTTTACCCATACCATCAAATGGAGCAGGCAACCTGTTTATAAACATCCTCGTACGATTCACAGCTAACGATGACAGGAACCCTGATTTGCTGCATTTGGTGAATTTAGTGGGAAATGAACTGAGGAACGCCGCTGAATCATTCGGGAAAGCTGAAACTGCTGAGGATTTGTTCTTGTCAGCGACGAATTCATCGAGGGAGATCCATGAAACACTAAGTAAAGGTGACACTGAAATTTGTATCTTAACGAGCTTGTCTAAGTTTCCATATTACGAAGCTGATTTTGGGTGGGGAATGCCTGGTTGGATAGCCAGTGTGCATAAGGATGTAGAAATGGTTTTGTTGATGGATACTAGGTTTGATGGTGGAGTTGAAGCATGGGTGACATTGGAACCTGATAACATGGTTAGATTTGAGCAAGATCCTGACATTTTGGCTTATACTTGCAAACCTTCAGACTACTTCACTCGATGCTTATTGGGTTCTGAGAATTAA